The genome window cttgtcagcgccagaatcgaacagtactcttgcaaatatattatttacgagaaaagtacctgtaagcacattgtcgtccttgaccgcttcctttgcatccaagcgaaaaactctcgcatttgtcttcttagtctcttctgccttcttggcatacttcgggcaattactctttatgtgccccttttcattacaattatagcaggttgcgtcctttatctttttgcactccactgtcttatgctccttggacttgcatagcccacagggtggagtcagGTGCGACATGAGGTGAACAGTAGTGGTTAGGTTACAGTTGCAACGATGGAGTTGGGTTAGGAGTCGATGGGTGCAGACGGTGAGGGCGGTGGGTTGCGGTTGCGGTGGCGGAAATGTGAGGGCTTACAATGGTGAACGAAGGTGGAAAGTGGGGGTGGTTAATGGTTTGTTGCAGGTGGTTAATGGCTTGAAGAAAAATTGTCTCAGAGGATTAAGGAGGGAGATGAAGACCATGGCTGGTGGGTATTTTTTTGTTGCCGAGGATTAAGGAGGGGTTGTTTAGCTTGAGAAGAAAAGGAGGGAGGGAGGGCCCAACTtgaattttatgttttatttattattgttagaAGTAAGGACAATTCAGTAATTTCACACTAACTTAACTGAGCAAACAAACAACCATCGACTCAGGAGACTACTCAGGTAACAAACGTTCAAACCACATAAAATAAACATGCTATTTAGATAAATTGATGACTAAAAGTTAAAAAATGCCAAACCACTGAAAAAGTGATGACTAAAAGTTAAAaaatccgggcaattaactctaaggGGCTGTtcggtagcctcttaatgaccatttagATGGTACCTCTTAATAGTTTAAAAtatctgaatgaataagaggtaacctcaagtctgaatggttaagaggtaacctctgaatggtaaatcatcacatgtcacattcttctaccttctcattggtaaaattcttaatggttccattaagaggtaccgtcttaatgaccattcagaggctaccaaacaacccctaaatcttattaagagaaaaatacccagatagtccctgtggtttcgccttttttcacctatagtccccaactttctaaaattacctgaatagtccccaagttttcattttttgttcccggatagtccctgggtctaacttcagtttcttttctctgttaagagggtgtgaaatgacaaaaataccctttccttaaaaggccaaaccatagggactatccgggcatcttcttcatttttatttataaaaccccaccaccacacttcatcttcaacctccacccaccatcaccctcctccaccctccaccatcaccaccgcgCAGAATCACCGTCGTTGTCGTTGTCCTCTTTGCCACCGCCTGAAAACAGCCACTAACTGTGTTGATGTTGACTTCAATCTTTATGACTTGCGATCTTCACTTTGTTCTGCCTGCAATGGTGTAGATTTTTTTACTTCAATCTTGGTCCCTGAATGGCTGGGCCAGTGGGAAATTGTATTTTAGGGACCAAGATTGAAGTAAAAAAATTTACATATGATCGATCATCGTAATAGTTAATTTATTATATGTATCTTTCTGTTACCTGTTAGGAAATTGTATTTTACAAGTTTGGAATCATGGGTCATCACTACAACCATGTAAATGCCCGCTTTGCCGTCGCCAGATTACTTTGTTGGTTCCTAGTCAGGCTTCATCTCAGCAAATTCATAATCCTGAAGCTGCTGAGATTTTAAAAAAGATTGAAGCCTACAATCGTCTTTTTGGTTCACAGTCAACCAGTCTCAGCCAGGTATTCATTTGATGCTAGTTTAATTTCTAAATTGGCGATTATAATATATGGTGTTCTTTTGTGATGTATAACGTATTGCAGATAACATGTAGATGTATGATGAGAGTCAATTGGcttgcattttttttttaaaagtgatACAAGTTTTTTTTAACCATTCAGAATCATTGACACCTAGATTAAATGTACAAAAATTTCAGAACGAAACAGGATTTATATCGGTTTAAAAAATGCAAATTACATGTACAAGttgaaaaatgtttttgtttttgaaattgaaaactgtttttgtttttgCAGAGAGTGCAAGACCTTCTGTTTCGCCTCAAGAGGTTGTTCCGAAAACTAATGGATCCTCAAAGATCACTCCCGTTTGTCATTAAAGCACAGTTATATCTGGCAGTaagtttatatttttaaattGTTTGGTATTTTCTTTAATGTCTTGTTTTTAGGTGTTTCAATAGTGGCTGTTTTCAGGCGGTGGTGATGGtgtggtgggtggaggttgaagatgaaatgtggtggtggggttttataaataaaaatgaagaagatgcccggatagtccctatggtttggccttttaaggaaagggtatttttgtcatttcacaccctcttaacagagaaagcaaactgaagttagacccagggactatccgaaaacaaaaaatgaaaagttggggactattcagataattttagaaagttgaggACCATAGATGAAAAAAAACGAAACCGCAGGGACTATCCGGGATTTTTCTCTCTTATTAATAATCTTCCATTCAGCCTTCctttttcctttaaaaaaaaagCTTAAACCCTACAAACAGTCGAACATGGCGATTTCTCCGTAGAACCACACTCCACAAACACTCCAGTCTCTCAAACCCTAAATCACACACCCGAAATGGCAACGGCAGGTGAACACGATGACGGAGTAGCCAATCGTCACGTCGTTTATCTCGACACCACTCTCGACACTCATCTGGCTATGATCGTCTCCGACTCTGACACCGTATCCGATTTCAAAAGTAACTTCCTCAATCTCAATACACCTTTTTTTTTATCATCGCCTAACCTCAACGGCGAGTGTTTTCCAACAATTTCTGACATCAATTTTGAATTTCTAATGCCTAATTTTCACATCAAACATGCAAGTATGAAATTGTAGGGTTTTTTTATGCATTATTGCAGGAAGTTATGTTTATAAATGTGATACTCTGTGTCAAACTGGCTTATGTGTGTTATGTGATAAGTGTGAATGAATTAGGTTAGGGCTAAACATTATGAGGTTATACACCTTTTGCAATAGTTTTATCACCGATTTTAGGTTTGACCTAAACAGCCATTCTAATGAAATTTGGTAATCAATTTTGAATTTGTAATGCCTACTTTGACTTTAAAATCAAACATCAAACATGCAAGTATGAAACTATAGGGTTTTTTATGTTTTATCTTAGGGAAATTATGTATATAAATGTGTTAGTCTACATTAAACTGGCTTATGTAATTATGTGCGCTATTTAATTGGCATTTCAGTATATATGAATCAGGTTAGGGCTAAGCCATAGTCGTCGTAGGCCCAAGGCGCACTCAAGGCTCAAAGGGTGAGGTGTATAGTATAAAAATACCTTTTTAGGGGTTTTAGACATGTTTTAGGCTTTTTAGGGCTAGTTTAGGTCGTCTTAGGCTGATTACAGGTTTGTTTAGGGTTGATATAATTTTTTGACTAGCTCAAAGTTTCAAACCTTTTCAGATGATTTTTGGCTAAATTTCGCCGgaaccatagttgttaatggcgaatagcggtaaatagcgataaggtacctatatgctgcatagcgaatagcgataaatagcaggcgctattttataaatagcgatacactaaaaataaaatttatatgtattttattattttatatcaaaataccctggtatatacgCTAATTTACATGTATATCTAACAAAAACCTataatccagctattttatatctatatttaaaaaaaataaataaaaaataactaaaaacccGCTATTTATGGCTACATACCCTGTAGCGACCTTCGACCTATATGCTATGCTATTCGCTATTGCTACTATAGcatcgctattgacaactatggccAGAACTTGGCTTGGAAAATGCGTCTGAGGGCCTGAAGGGTGGGCCTAGGTGCACGCCTGGGTGAGCTATGACAACAGAGGGCTAAACATGATGAAGTTATGCACATTATAAAGCTATACTGATAAGGTTTTAACATTAGGGAAGTACAGAGGCCATAGGAGATTTAAGTTTATTGTATACGATATTTTTGGATGTGTTGGAACCTATCTCTTGACAAATTCTAATTTTGTTTTAAGAATTTTTTGAGTCTAACGTGAAACGTATTCGTCATGGCATTTTGTTCTCAAATATCGTATTGATGGAAAGATTTTAGCTGTCTTGAATGGATTTGAAATTAGTTTGTTCAAATTAGGCTGCTGCCATATGGACACTACCCCAACTGTATAAAGGGCGATATAAGGTCATACGAGCTATATGGCTTTTTCAGTGGTCTGCCTCTGCTCTGTCACATCTGTAACTTTCTATGTCAGTAGAACACTAAACACCTCATACATCCTGTATGATTTGTACGAACACCCTCTCATACGGCTTGTATTACATTATTGTTCTTATGAGGTCAGGATAACGCATCATACGACCTCACATAACCCTCAATACGGCCCGTATGATGTGTCAGTGGTGTGTGGTTAGTGTGACAGTCATGTACGTATAGCTTGATCAGTTGATCCTCAAATAAACATCCATAAGTACATTTTTCTTATCAAAATTCATCATGGCTTCTTTATGCAGGGAAAATAATGTTAGAGCATCATCAGTTGTTTCCTGCTATTGGAGATGTTAAAGTCGAATGTTTGAAGGTACTTTCTTCTTAGTTTAAAAGTGttgatattttgtttttcatttattcttatttttttaaTGTGCCAGGTAAAACGAAAAGGAAGCTTCTATCACTTGTCAGACTCTATGCTCGTTAAGAGTGCATTCGGTGCTACAAAAAGAAATTGGTTTGCGTCAGTAGATGCTTCTCGTTTAGAGCAAAATGATGGTATTCAACAGTTGAGTAAACATAAGGCTGGGGATCAACTAGCCTTACCATGGGTAACACACAGTCGTTCAATCGAAAGACACGATAATCACGGGTCACCATCAGTTCATTCTAAAACCGCACCATTAGAAACCGCATCATTGGTGAACCAAAAAGTTCTTAATTTTGATCAACTTACGTCTGGTGATTCTTGTAAAGACGTCTCGAAGAATGCTGAGGAAGATAGATTATGCAATGATAAGCAGATGGATTGTGAACCACAAGAGAAGCTGGATACTGTAAATACAGATGTAAATTCGAAGAAAAGAACACGTGATGTGCATAACGAGAGTCCACTACAAGACGCTTTTGGGTATGGACCTTCTGTGAAAAAGAAACGTAAGACTCAAAGGGGAAAAAGCGATGTAAAAGCTTCAGAAGAAACCCTAGGTTTAACACATGATAATGATAAGGTAAATGATAAGGGTGATGAAAATAAGAGAATAAACAAAGGTGAAAAATGTTCTGATCTCGATCAAGCAGCCACTGTTCTCCTCAGTATTAAAGGTGTTGGAAATGAAACTGTTGCTGATGTAGCAATGGTAGTGGAAAACAATATCCAGCAAGAGACGCCTATTGTTATGTCTCAGAAGGAGAAAGACAGTGAAGCCCTTCAGACACCAACTATGGAGAATGAAGTACCTTCTTCGTTAATGAGTAAGTACATCGAATACCTTTGTGCACATTTCACTTTTATATTTAACTAGTATATTGACCCGCTGCGCATTGCGGCGGCGTCGAAACTTAaaataactcgaatttatattgCCAAATATTTGACTTGACTCTTTTTCGAACAagatttacgtcaaaacgtagaccaactgaaaacacatgaaactaagcacgaaaacgtattgTATTTGACTTGACTCATTAGCGAGAAAATTTATGTCGAAACGTAAACCAATTTGGATTTATTATAACGAAACGTacttaaaaataagcacgtaaggAAATAGTATATTTTTTACGTTAAAGAATGGTGTACCATGCGTTGCGGCGGAGTCAAAACGTAAAGTAACCCGAATTTGTATTGCCTAGTGAAAACGTATCATGtttgacccgactcgtttccgaacaaaacgtagaccaaccaaaaacgtacataaaaaataAGTTGTAAAACTCGAGGGGGTCAAAATGACACTTTACAAAGTTTTTAGAAAGCTAAGGGGGTGTAAGTGACAATGCTAAAAGCTGAAGGGTTGAATACAcaaaaagaaaagacaaaaaaaaaaaccatggaTGGCATTGTTGTAAATTTgataaagaaaaataataaaaaatagagGTTGTGTCTTAGGAACTGTTCCTAAGACACCCTCTTTTGTTATATATATCTCTTTCTatttatttaccaagttatagGAAGTGGGTTATATGTGCAGTTTTacttaattttaatttaaattaCTGAATGTTTTTCAACATTTATTTGAAACTCGTTTAGGTGCTCCTGCTGGAGTGACTGCCAGGGGTTATCTGAAGCGTTCAACCAAACATAAAGCTGCTGAAAATGAAACGTCCTCTACATCTATCATCAAAAAGCTGCATAACACAAACAAAGAAGCCACTAAATCTTCTCCACAACAGAATGTAGGATCCAACGGTCAGGAACGTGCAGATGATCAGATCGACAAACACAAAGACGATTCAGATATCTCACTGAAGCAAAGACCTGAACTGAAGCTTCCCGGTAGGAAAAAGGAGGCTGCGGGTTGTGAGAATACCGGTGAAGGTAAAAGGAGGAAAACCAAGAAACTATTTAAACATTCTGATAATCTTGTCGGTGATATTTCTTCAATTGGTCTTGCTTCCGTTATTGATGAAAGAAAAACAGATGAAGTTACAGAGGAAGCGTTAGTAGATGCTAAGAAAGGCGATGATGCGGTCATGAATGAGGTGGAAATCTTAGTAGAAAATATTGAAGAAAGATCAAGGAAAGATTTTACAGATACTAATGAAAGTGCGATGAACGATGATGCTGATATATCAACAACCGTGAAAAACACGACTCAAGAAAATGTACAAGGTATATTAGATAACTTAGAGAAACAGAATGAGAAGGCTGAGGATGCAacgaaaaagaaaaagaaacggaaaaataaaaaaacagatgAAGTTACAGAAGAAGCGTTAGTAGATGCTAAGAAAGGCGATGATGCGGTCATGAATGAGGTGGAAATCTCAGTGGAAAATATGGAAGAAAAATCAAGGAAAGATTTTACAGATACTAATGAAAGTGTGATGAACAATGATGCTGATATATCAACAACCGTGAAAAACACGACTCAAGTAAATGCACAAGGTATATTAGATAACTTAGAGAAACAGAATGAGAAGACTGAGGATGCAacgaaaaagaaaaagaaacggaaaaataaaaaaacagatgAAGTTACAGAGGAAGCGTTAGTAGATGCTAAGAAAGGCGATGATGTGGTCATGAATGAGGTGGAAATCTTAGTAGAAAATATTGAAGAAAAATCAAGGAAAGATTTTACAGATACTAATGAAAGTGTGATGAACAATGATGCTGATATATCAACGACCGAGAAAAACACAACTCAAGAAAATGCACAAGGTATATTAGATAACTTAGAGAAACAGAACGAGAAGACTGAGGATGCAacgaaaaagaaaaagaaacggAAAATTAAAAGAACGGCTGGACGAAACGAGGATGAGTCGATAACAAAGCATGTTAATCGTgatgtttgtgaaaatgttaagGAGAGTGAGAGCGGTTTGCTTGATACCGATAGAAAAGATGGTGAAAGAGAACAGCACGAAGATTCGGAGAAAACATTAATAGATGCTAAGAAAGGTGATGATGTGATTGTCAAAGAGGTGGAAGTTTCAGTAGAAAATATAGAAGAAAAATCAAGGAAAGAAATCACAGATACTAATGATGCTGTAACGGTAACAAATGTGGATAACCTTTTACCACATTCTGAAAGTCCGGTGAACAATGATGCTGATATATCAACAGGGATGAACAAAAGTCAAGTGAATGTGCAAGGTATCTTGGATAACGTAGAAAAGCAGAATGAGAAGATGGATGATACAacgaaaaagaaaaggaaaaagaaaagtaAAACTAAAAGATCTTCTGGAAGAAACGAGGATGAGTCGGTAACAAAGCATGTCGATGATGATGTTATTGAAAATGTTAAGGAAGCCGAGAGTAGTTTGCCTGATGCCGATAGAAAAGACGGTGATAAAACAAACAAGACTGATAAACCTCAAGATCTGCAAAGTAAACATCAGTCTACTGACGTTGAGCTAGAGTCAAAGAAAAGTCAAAGTGTTGACCACCATCATCTTCCTGAAAAGACCTCTAAGAATGTGACTGCATCTGAACTTTCTAAGGTTAATAACGAAGTTGAGATTCCTGAGAATGAATCCAAATTTTTCGTTGATAGCAGGAAAGACATGAAGAACACAAAAGTTGATTCCGGGAATGACCGATCACAGAAGCTTGTTTCCAAAAATGAGAACAGCAATGTTTCTGTTGATGTGATAAAAGATCCAAACATTACCAATATCGATAAATTCAAAACTCCAAAAAGGACCAGAAAGATCGATGCTCAAAAGACCAGCAGACAACAATTGCCGTTAGTTCAGTCTCGTGTCAAAACTGTGGAGAAGAAAAAAGTGAACGGTTTACAGAAAGTGAAGAGTTTGTTGAATACACCTGGAACAATATTTGGGGATGATGGTGATTCAGATTCCAGCACACAAGCTCCATCTCAtaaatcatcatcgtcatcatcgtcGTCATCAGAAGAAGATAGTTCTTATAGCCTATACTCAATAAGAAACAGTAACTGcactttgtttatttatttttaatgatttttcatTGATTTTTTATAAGCTTCTAATGTTAATCTCAATTTGTCTTAGGGTCTCATGCAAGGAAAGGAATGGAAGGCGCTGGAAAGAACAATATAAATTCACAGTAAGTTTGATGATTACAAAGATAATAATCTGAATTTTTGAATAAACATGATCTAGGAGATTGTATGCACTAAAAGTAGTCCTTGGGCAACTTTCAACCCGGTTTGACCCATTGTAGTGTAAAATCTCACCAAATAGGTAACACTTCCTACATGTCATGTTTTGACCAGTTATATCCTGcatgtatattatatataaatatattagaAAGCACAATAAATATAAATGTCGGTCACCATTGCCCTttttagttataataataataataattataatttatattattattattattattactactattgttattatttaattagtttgACTTGTCTGATGCCCAAACCTACTCATTCAAATGTACTATATAAAATTTAAACTTTTCGGCTGCTGTTTCTCGCCATCAGTTATGTAAAATTCTTGATTTACTGCTCATCTATTCATAGGAACGAATCAAAGAGCCCGATACTGGGAAAACTTTTAAGAAGTTCAAGTGCATTCAAGAAAGCAAAGGTCACTGCATCACAAGTGGAAGATACTGTTGAATCTGTTCCAGATAGTCAACCCTAAGTGATAAATTTAACTACAATCCTGTTAATTTCTTTTTGCTACCCTCAAGTTCTGGAAATATTATCTTAAGGTTAAGTTTTTTGGGCGGGGTACGATTAGGGGGCAATTTTGTGGTAGTTTATGCTTGGTTTTTGCCCTCTATCCTCCCATATACATATGTGAGTGATATTCTCTTGAGATATGTTCAATTGCAATCTTGTTTTGACTTATATTTAAGTACTATCAATGATCAAGAGTTGTTTTCCTGAGGTATTTTTATATACTTTGCCCTAGGGATCAGCATTTGGTATCAAATCCCGTTCCGATCTCGATCCCGATCCCGAAAATACCGTACCGAATTTTTTCGGTACTGGAAacggtatccactttttggcattttcggtatcggtattttcgggatcagtaccggttcggtacggtaccggtaaaataccgaattttaccTTTAAATACCGCTACCGTACCGATAccataccgataccgtaccgtaccgacatatttcggtatcggtatcggtacccTGGCGAAATTCGGGATCGGGATTTTCGGGATCGGGACAGTATTGGGACATGATCgggatttgctcatccctacttTGCCCTAATGTGGGAAGATATGACTTTCTAAGAATATATCAAAGCATTACAGCTTTTTTCCCCCATTTTATTTCTTAGTATAGAACATG of Helianthus annuus cultivar XRQ/B chromosome 1, HanXRQr2.0-SUNRISE, whole genome shotgun sequence contains these proteins:
- the LOC110878401 gene encoding nucleolar protein NET1 isoform X2 is translated as MATAGEHDDGVANRHVVYLDTTLDTHLAMIVSDSDTVSDFKRKIMLEHHQLFPAIGDVKVECLKVKRKGSFYHLSDSMLVKSAFGATKRNWFASVDASRLEQNDGIQQLSKHKAGDQLALPWVTHSRSIERHDNHGSPSVHSKTAPLETASLVNQKVLNFDQLTSGDSCKDVSKNAEEDRLCNDKQMDCEPQEKLDTVNTDVNSKKRTRDVHNESPLQDAFGYGPSVKKKRKTQRGKSDVKASEETLGLTHDNDKVNDKGDENKRINKGEKCSDLDQAATVLLSIKGVGNETVADVAMVVENNIQQETPIVMSQKEKDSEALQTPTMENEVPSSLMSAPAGVTARGYLKRSTKHKAAENETSSTSIIKKLHNTNKEATKSSPQQNVGSNGQERADDQIDKHKDDSDISLKQRPELKLPGRKKEAAGCENTGEGKRRKTKKLFKHSDNLVGDISSIGLASVIDERKTDEVTEEALVDAKKGDDAVMNEVEISVENMEEKSRKDFTDTNESVMNNDADISTTVKNTTQVNAQGILDNLEKQNEKTEDATKKKKKRKNKKTDEVTEEALVDAKKGDDVVMNEVEILVENIEEKSRKDFTDTNESVMNNDADISTTEKNTTQENAQGILDNLEKQNEKTEDATKKKKKRKIKRTAGRNEDESITKHVNRDVCENVKESESGLLDTDRKDGEREQHEDSEKTLIDAKKGDDVIVKEVEVSVENIEEKSRKEITDTNDAVTVTNVDNLLPHSESPVNNDADISTGMNKSQVNVQGILDNVEKQNEKMDDTTKKKRKKKSKTKRSSGRNEDESVTKHVDDDVIENVKEAESSLPDADRKDGDKTNKTDKPQDLQSKHQSTDVELESKKSQSVDHHHLPEKTSKNVTASELSKVNNEVEIPENESKFFVDSRKDMKNTKVDSGNDRSQKLVSKNENSNVSVDVIKDPNITNIDKFKTPKRTRKIDAQKTSRQQLPLVQSRVKTVEKKKVNGLQKVKSLLNTPGTIFGDDGDSDSSTQAPSHKSSSSSSSSSEEDSSYSLYSIRNRSHARKGMEGAGKNNINSQNESKSPILGKLLRSSSAFKKAKVTASQVEDTVESVPDSQP
- the LOC110878401 gene encoding kinesin-related protein 8 isoform X1; this encodes MATAGEHDDGVANRHVVYLDTTLDTHLAMIVSDSDTVSDFKRKIMLEHHQLFPAIGDVKVECLKVKRKGSFYHLSDSMLVKSAFGATKRNWFASVDASRLEQNDGIQQLSKHKAGDQLALPWVTHSRSIERHDNHGSPSVHSKTAPLETASLVNQKVLNFDQLTSGDSCKDVSKNAEEDRLCNDKQMDCEPQEKLDTVNTDVNSKKRTRDVHNESPLQDAFGYGPSVKKKRKTQRGKSDVKASEETLGLTHDNDKVNDKGDENKRINKGEKCSDLDQAATVLLSIKGVGNETVADVAMVVENNIQQETPIVMSQKEKDSEALQTPTMENEVPSSLMSAPAGVTARGYLKRSTKHKAAENETSSTSIIKKLHNTNKEATKSSPQQNVGSNGQERADDQIDKHKDDSDISLKQRPELKLPGRKKEAAGCENTGEGKRRKTKKLFKHSDNLVGDISSIGLASVIDERKTDEVTEEALVDAKKGDDAVMNEVEILVENIEERSRKDFTDTNESAMNDDADISTTVKNTTQENVQGILDNLEKQNEKAEDATKKKKKRKNKKTDEVTEEALVDAKKGDDAVMNEVEISVENMEEKSRKDFTDTNESVMNNDADISTTVKNTTQVNAQGILDNLEKQNEKTEDATKKKKKRKNKKTDEVTEEALVDAKKGDDVVMNEVEILVENIEEKSRKDFTDTNESVMNNDADISTTEKNTTQENAQGILDNLEKQNEKTEDATKKKKKRKIKRTAGRNEDESITKHVNRDVCENVKESESGLLDTDRKDGEREQHEDSEKTLIDAKKGDDVIVKEVEVSVENIEEKSRKEITDTNDAVTVTNVDNLLPHSESPVNNDADISTGMNKSQVNVQGILDNVEKQNEKMDDTTKKKRKKKSKTKRSSGRNEDESVTKHVDDDVIENVKEAESSLPDADRKDGDKTNKTDKPQDLQSKHQSTDVELESKKSQSVDHHHLPEKTSKNVTASELSKVNNEVEIPENESKFFVDSRKDMKNTKVDSGNDRSQKLVSKNENSNVSVDVIKDPNITNIDKFKTPKRTRKIDAQKTSRQQLPLVQSRVKTVEKKKVNGLQKVKSLLNTPGTIFGDDGDSDSSTQAPSHKSSSSSSSSSEEDSSYSLYSIRNRSHARKGMEGAGKNNINSQNESKSPILGKLLRSSSAFKKAKVTASQVEDTVESVPDSQP